In a genomic window of Lagopus muta isolate bLagMut1 chromosome 2, bLagMut1 primary, whole genome shotgun sequence:
- the AKAP12 gene encoding A-kinase anchor protein 12 isoform X3: protein METSPSDSSTKDGVAAEKEDAHTDKRLPSVEEDAEDAEHVSEPQSYDLGFKKVFKFVGFRFTVKKEKTGKSEPVQLLTVKKETQVTEGADDQKEVSSEETVMPEDVPSAEDDTKDALKNEKTEDESPKTPEANETCSQSSASATDTASPLRKFFSQGWTGFRKKKSFRKPKEDEQQSPTKEEQEKEGATSTTETSEKEKSESEKHVGEKNVTTVTTETQEKEQTENEKQESKTATTIGFDASEKEEVTDHDEQDIAAAVATVGAKEGKAEDQESKLVEVSEDLGKKEEKNEEGEKDSEVTEKPLTTKSVMPVITADVNGELKVLPVGKDLESTEKCEINDRTEISSEEKLGTASLLAMESCSEDFKKPEGIDGSKPFLLEKEKFDEKTETAELEISPTTEVVTEKLETQGEAQDGTTEKKASKEDEAKLALDAAEPKSFSTSEQSFDTEDDQQSVKPTDEALQGKIGADGIKPGEIITEITPEEASGKRPPEGITNEAELLSSQEKAKLQGSPLKKLFTGTGLKKLSGKKHKGKREESKLGEQGELTQHLSDSPDSPEEQKAESSASSPEELNEIPSLEKSVDGTQVSENEDAAISDVERKRESVTPWASFKKMVTPKKRVRRPSESDKEEEVDKTKSIATSVTENAAEESQVELKENGMDQKPEKVTEEPKRKVDTSVSWEAFICVGSSKKRARKSSSSDEESEHKLGQESQKIEESGQSKETATDAILTSSQESDQGQGNSSPEQAGSPSEGEGISTWESFKRLVTPRRKSKTRMEERTEDSVTGSSLEHSTSDGEPGKDESWVPFRKLMPGRRKKKSDGKSEPTHLKQAREDMAETAEEDSDVPAVVPLSEYEAAEQEKIEAQQVKDAEALKERSSEEERVEKSEDLLSVKQASEGLVHAVTVSVVEGERAVTSIEERSPSWISAALTECIEQEEEEEKETEKVLESEVVVEEAMVVDKTMPEMRKDVSDDATASELELTSEAVTALEETAEASCAEETMEVSFAEETTEMVSAVSQLIETPDTTEEVTPVQEVEATEQNLKELDKQTQKVLHEVAERVKSSDVAQLDSERTVTATVISAVQEIESEMKDDAKDEKIVGQGTVLLEQPLKKGEQLEDDVQPLEGAGSVQGENGIEERVHERSERSEISAAVKESTEGYENVDVLGDEGQQQTCEEAVVEDHEEIAEVQRTIEEPSSQDSEAVTPKEEQLVKQKPSEQEKLPQTDLTVDGRREDHIPEVQAEVQKIEDETSELGFTGEEPAELKGEGETLPVGPVCTKADVIEVLVSPESQDEIPELDSQEQTCTKAVPRETPAQGEEDGAVLHRVKSTEVIAAEVPMHSEVEASALTSETTVSEAAEAAEQSVKDEDDRQIAAKDPVPVLEPECIEKATEILSQNDEIKGGKTEESMLKTETHSLSDSALTEHPPKTEEDESTVTSACLDVTENGSTVYTDVSPKTSETQSSLAEERTAETKQELAEISSSQDFKKEENVNGQMETDEEFESGKQEAVKDDECCSTAVQQEVFSVQEEGHDSASPPAESSEALEVPVAAAAAEEHVVAEAATPTGMTAKTIDPLATTPEQMASNEISASTLDYSGCETAEPGIVEAAQPQVTHAYVNGISEKQESFQSMDQPEENAAPLSDGLTLPHSESETDVVPSGTIESQSTKIVLNVIQTAVNKLTETEEAAALESEQHTKSRGKSPSFTTLPELLESTQVDYQLPVKEAAAEKTKDMLLTSEVLEDRPSQNSDFVTTPEDISRESVRVQSSTLELSTSEDSTKDLLDIHQAKLKEKEIGKVVEISDQYIDRQTCGEREEDGHPQVEDGKTQTWQDDGCQEDTDCDGPQSQNSLAPEALNMC, encoded by the exons ATGGAGACAAGTCCATCTGACTCAAGCACTAAGGATGGTGTAGCTGCTGAGAAGGAGGATGCTCATACAGATAAGCGGTTGCCGTCTGTGGAAGAAgatgcagaagatgctgaacaTGTATCTGAGCCACAGTCTTATGACCTGGGCTTTAAAAAGGTTTTTAAATTTGTTGGATTCAGATTCACAGTAAAGAAGGAGAAGACAGGAAAGTCAGAACCAGTTCAGCTGCTTACTGTGAAAAAAGAAACGCAAGTCACTGAAGGAGCTGATGATCAAAAAGAAGTCAGCTCAGAAGAAACAGTGATGCCTGAAGATGTACCCTCTGCAGAAGACGACACCAAAgatgcactgaaaaatgaaaaaacagaagatgaatcTCCTAAAACACCGGAAGCAAATGAGACGTGTTCTCAGTCATCTGCTTCAGCCACTGATACTGCCTCACCattaagaaaatttttttctcagGGATGGACTGGATTTCgaaaaaagaagagttttagGAAGCCCAAGGAAGATGAACAACAGTCTCCTacaaaagaagagcaagaaaaagagGGAGCAACGTCAACGACTGAAACCagtgaaaaggagaaatcaGAGTCTGAGAAGCATGTTGGAGAGAAGAATGTGACAACAGTAACCactgaaacacaggagaaagagcaaactgaaaatgaaaagcaggagTCAAAGACTGCAACAACCATAGGATTTGATGCGAGTGAGAAGGAGGAGGTAACCGATCATGATGAGCAAGATATAGCAGCAGCAGTTGCTACAGTAGGTGCCAaggagggaaaagcagaagatcAAGAAAGTAAATTGGTGGAAGTCTCAGAAGATCTTggtaaaaaggaagaaaaaaatgaagaaggagagaaagacagtgaggtgacagagaAACCACTAACAACAAAGTCAGTGATGCCTGTAATCACTGCAGATGTGAATGGAGAATTGAAAGTCCTACCTGTAGGAAAAGATCTGGAGTCAACggagaaatgtgaaataaatgacAGAACTGAAATATCCTCTGAAGAGAAACTTGGAACAGCATCTTTATTAGCAATGGAAAGTTGTagtgaagattttaaaaaaccTGAAGGAATAGACGGAAGTAAACCTTTTCtactagagaaagaaaagtttgatGAAAAAACAGAGACAGCAGAATTGGAAATTTCACCCACAACAGAAGTTGTCACTGAAAAGTTAGAGACACAAGGAGAAGCTCAGGATGGAACCACGGAGAAGAAGGCGAGCAAAGAAGATGAGGCAAAACTGGCTCTGGATGCTGCTGAACCGAAGTCCTTTTCTACTTCTGAACAGTCATTTGATACAGAGGATGATCAACAGTCAGTCAAACCCACTGATGAAGCACTGCAAGGCAAAATTGGCGCTGATGGTATCAAACCAGGCgaaataatcacagaaataaCTCCTGAGGAAGCAAGTGGAAAGAGGCCTCCAGAAGGTATCACAAATGAAGCTGAACTGCTCTCTTCTCAAGAGAAAGCTAAATTACAAGGCAGTCCTTTAAAGAAACTATTTACAGGTACTGGATTAAAAAAACTGTCTGGAAAGAAGCATAAAGGCAAAAGAGAAGAATCTAAGTTAGGAGAGCAAGGAGAATTAACTCAACACTTGTCAGATTCCCCAGATAGCCCGGAAGAACAAAAGGCAGAGAGTTCTGCTTCTTCTCCTGAGGAGCTGAATGAAATTCCTTCTTTGGAAAAATCTGTAGATGGAACACAAgtctcagaaaatgaagatgctgCGATTTCAGatgtggagagaaaaagagaaagtgttACACCTTGGGCATCATTTAAAAAGATGGTGACTCCCAAAAAACGTGTAAGAAGACCTTCTGAAAGTGACAAAGAAGAAGAAGTTGATAAGACAAAGAGCATTGCAACATCAGtaactgaaaatgcagctgaagaaaGTCAGGtagagctgaaagaaaatggaatggaCCAGAAACCAGAGAAAGTCACAGAAGAGCCAAAAAGAAAGGTTGACACCTCTGTGTCTTGGGAAGCTTTTATATGCGTAGGTTCTTCAAAGAAAAGGGCCAGGAAATCATCATCATCTGATGAAGAATCTGAACATAAGCTTGGTCAGGAAAGCCAAAAAATAGAAGAATCTGGACAGAGCAAAGAAACTGCAACGGATGCGATTCTTACTAGCTCTCAGGAGAGTGATCAAGGACAAGGGAATTCCTCTCCAGAACAAGCTGGAAGTCCATCTGAAGGTGAAGGGATTTCAACATGGGAATCATTTAAAAGGTTAGTCACTCCAAGAAGAAAATCTAAAACGAGAATGGAAGAGAGAACCGAAGACTCCGTCACAGGATCTAGCCTGGAGCATTCAACATCAGATGGTGAGCCTGGAAAAGATGAATCATGGGTTCCATTTAGAAAACTTATGCCTGGCCGTAGAAAGAAGAAGTCGGATGGGAAGTCAGAACCAACTCATCTTAAGCAAGCAAGAGAAGACATGGCAGAAACAGCTGAAGAAGATTCGGATGTTCCAGCTGTTGTTCCTTTGTCTGAATATGAGGCAGCAGAGCAAGAGAAAATTGAAGCTCAGCAAGTAAAAGATGCTGAAGCATTGAAAGAACGAagctcagaggaagaaagagttGAAAAATCAGAAGACTTGCTAAGTGTTAAGCAAGCCAGTGAAGGGCTAGTACATGCAGTTACTGTTAGTGTTGTGGAAGGGGAAAGAGCAGTTACCAGCATTGAAGAAAGGTCACCATCATGGATATCTGCTGCTCTGACAGAGTGCATTgagcaggaagaagaggaggagaaagaaactgagaaagtgCTTGAATCAGAAGTTGTTGTAGAAGAAGCGATGGTGGTTGATAAGACAATGCCAGAGATGAGAAAGGATGTAAGTGATGATGCCACAGCAAGTGAGCTAGAATTAACCTCAGAGGCAGTGACTGCTCTAGAGGAGACAGCAGAAGCTTCCTGTGCTGAAGAAACAATGGAAGTGTCCTTTGCTGAAGAGACAACTGAAATGgtttctgctgtttcacagtTGATAGAAACTCCAGATACCACAGAGGAAGTTACGCCTGTACAAGAAGTAGAAGCCACTGAACAAAATTTGAAAGAATTAGacaaacagacacaaaaagTTCTTCACGAAGTTGCTGAAAGAGTTAAGTCTTCAGATGTAGCACAGCTGGATTCTGAAAGAACTGTAACAGCAACTGTAATTTCAGCTGTACAAGAAATTGagtcagaaatgaaagatgatgCTAAAGATGAGAAAATTGTAGGGCAGGGAACAGTTTTGCTTGAACAGCCCTTGAAAAAAGGAGAACAACTGGAGGATGATGTTCAGCCTCTGGAAGGTGCAGGGAGTGTTCAGGGTGAAAATGGCATTGAAGAGAGGGTACACGAACGTTCAGAGAGAAGTGAAATATctgctgcagtgaaagaaagcacagaaggaTATGAGAATGTGGATGTATTGGGAGATGAAGGCCAGCAGCAGACCTGTGAAGAAGCAGTTGTAGAAGACCATGAAGAAATAGCTGAAGTGCAGAGGACAATAGAGGAACCCTCATCACAAGACAGTGAAGCAGTAACTCCCAAGGAGGAGCAATTAGTAAAACAGAAGCCTTCAGAACAAGAGAAACTGCCCCAAACAGACTTGACAGTAGATGGGAGGAGAGAGGACCATATTCCAGAAGTGCAGGCTGAA GTACAGAAGATCGAAGATGAAACCTCTGAGTTAGGATTTACAGGTGAAGAGCCTGCAGAACTTAAGGGAGAGGGTGAAACACTCCCCGTGGGACCAGTGTGCACAAAAGCAGATGTCATAGAGGTTCTTGTCAGTCCTGAGAGTCAAGATGAAATTCCTGAGTTAGACTCTCAAGAGCAAACTTGTACCAAAGCAGTTCCTAGAGAGACACCTGCACAGGGAGAAGAAGATGGTGCTGTGCTCCATAGAGTAAAGAGCACAGAAGTCATTGCTGCTGAGGTCCCGATGCACAGTGAGGTAGAAGCCTCAGCACTTACTTCAGAGACAACTGtctcagaagcagctgaagctgcTGAGCAGAGTGTGAAGGATGAGGATGACAGGCAGATTGCAGCAAAAGATCCTGTCCCTGTCCTAGAGCCAGAATGCATagaaaaagcaactgaaatccTCTCCCAGAATGATGAAATCAAAGGTGGTAAAACAGAAGAGTCCATGCTCAAAACTGAAACGCATTCGCTGTCTGACAGTGCTCTCACTGAGCACCCTCCCAAGACTGAAGAAGACGAATCTACTGTAACATCAGCATGCTTAGATGTCACTGAAAATGGAAGCACCGTCTACACTGACGTAAGTCCTAAGACAAgtgaaacacagagcagcttaGCTGAAGAGAGgactgcagaaacaaaacaagaacttgCAGAAATCTCAAGCAGTCAAGactttaagaaagaagaaaacgtAAATGGGCAGATGGAAACAGATGAAGAATTTGAATCTGGAAAACAGGAAGCTGTGAAAGATGATGAATGTTGTTCAACAGCTGTCCAGCAAGAAGTTTTCTCTGTGCAGGAGGAAGGCCATGACTCTGCCTCCCCACCAGCTGAAAGCTCAGAGGCTCTGGAAGTGCCTgtagcagctgcagcagctgaagaacATGTTGTAGCAGAAGCTGCTACGCCCACAGGCATGACAGCCAAAACTATAGATCCCTTGGCAACTACACCAGAACAAATGGCTTCTAATGAAATCTCAGCTTCTACTCTTGACTATTCAGGCTGTGAGACTGCAGAGCCTGGTATTGTGGAAGCAGCCCAGCCTCAGGTAACTCATGCTTATGTTAATGGAATATCAGAGAAGCAAGAGAGTTTCCAGAGTATGGATCAGCCTGAAGAAAACGCTGCTCCTTTAAGTGACGGTCTCACTCTCCCCCACTCAGAATCTGAGACGGATGTTGTTCCATCTGGGACTATAGAGTCCCAGAGTACAAAAATTGTATTGAATGTCATCCAGACTGCTGTTAACAAACTTACAGAAACGGAAGAGGCAGCTGCCTTAGAGTCAGAACAGCACACTAAGTCCAGAGGGAAAAGCCCATCATTCACGACTTTACCTGAACTTTTGGAAAGTACGCAGGTAGATTACCAACTCCCAGTAAAAGAAGCGGctgcagaaaaaacaaaagacatgCTGTTAACTTCTGAGGTGCTGGAAGACAGACCAAGTCAGAATTCTGACTTTGTAACTACTCCTGAAGACATTTCAAGGGAAAGTGTGAGAGTTCAAAGCTCAACATTAGAACTAAGTACTTCAGAAGATTCAACCAAAGACCTCCTAGACATACACCAAGCAAAAttgaaggaaaaggagattgGGAAGGTTGTGGAGATCTCAGACCAATATATAGATAGGCAAACATgtggagaaagggaggaagatgGTCACCCACAAGTGGAAGATGGGAAAACGCAAACGTGGCAGGATGATGGTTGCCAAGAAGACACAGATTGTGATGGTCCCCAAAGTCAGAACTCGTTGGCTCCTGAGGCTCTGAAT atgtGCTAA
- the AKAP12 gene encoding A-kinase anchor protein 12 isoform X2 encodes MLGTITITVEQTEPSSVTLKEDDTQTMETSPSDSSTKDGVAAEKEDAHTDKRLPSVEEDAEDAEHVSEPQSYDLGFKKVFKFVGFRFTVKKEKTGKSEPVQLLTVKKETQVTEGADDQKEVSSEETVMPEDVPSAEDDTKDALKNEKTEDESPKTPEANETCSQSSASATDTASPLRKFFSQGWTGFRKKKSFRKPKEDEQQSPTKEEQEKEGATSTTETSEKEKSESEKHVGEKNVTTVTTETQEKEQTENEKQESKTATTIGFDASEKEEVTDHDEQDIAAAVATVGAKEGKAEDQESKLVEVSEDLGKKEEKNEEGEKDSEVTEKPLTTKSVMPVITADVNGELKVLPVGKDLESTEKCEINDRTEISSEEKLGTASLLAMESCSEDFKKPEGIDGSKPFLLEKEKFDEKTETAELEISPTTEVVTEKLETQGEAQDGTTEKKASKEDEAKLALDAAEPKSFSTSEQSFDTEDDQQSVKPTDEALQGKIGADGIKPGEIITEITPEEASGKRPPEGITNEAELLSSQEKAKLQGSPLKKLFTGTGLKKLSGKKHKGKREESKLGEQGELTQHLSDSPDSPEEQKAESSASSPEELNEIPSLEKSVDGTQVSENEDAAISDVERKRESVTPWASFKKMVTPKKRVRRPSESDKEEEVDKTKSIATSVTENAAEESQVELKENGMDQKPEKVTEEPKRKVDTSVSWEAFICVGSSKKRARKSSSSDEESEHKLGQESQKIEESGQSKETATDAILTSSQESDQGQGNSSPEQAGSPSEGEGISTWESFKRLVTPRRKSKTRMEERTEDSVTGSSLEHSTSDGEPGKDESWVPFRKLMPGRRKKKSDGKSEPTHLKQAREDMAETAEEDSDVPAVVPLSEYEAAEQEKIEAQQVKDAEALKERSSEEERVEKSEDLLSVKQASEGLVHAVTVSVVEGERAVTSIEERSPSWISAALTECIEQEEEEEKETEKVLESEVVVEEAMVVDKTMPEMRKDVSDDATASELELTSEAVTALEETAEASCAEETMEVSFAEETTEMVSAVSQLIETPDTTEEVTPVQEVEATEQNLKELDKQTQKVLHEVAERVKSSDVAQLDSERTVTATVISAVQEIESEMKDDAKDEKIVGQGTVLLEQPLKKGEQLEDDVQPLEGAGSVQGENGIEERVHERSERSEISAAVKESTEGYENVDVLGDEGQQQTCEEAVVEDHEEIAEVQRTIEEPSSQDSEAVTPKEEQLVKQKPSEQEKLPQTDLTVDGRREDHIPEVQAEVQKIEDETSELGFTGEEPAELKGEGETLPVGPVCTKADVIEVLVSPESQDEIPELDSQEQTCTKAVPRETPAQGEEDGAVLHRVKSTEVIAAEVPMHSEVEASALTSETTVSEAAEAAEQSVKDEDDRQIAAKDPVPVLEPECIEKATEILSQNDEIKGGKTEESMLKTETHSLSDSALTEHPPKTEEDESTVTSACLDVTENGSTVYTDVSPKTSETQSSLAEERTAETKQELAEISSSQDFKKEENVNGQMETDEEFESGKQEAVKDDECCSTAVQQEVFSVQEEGHDSASPPAESSEALEVPVAAAAAEEHVVAEAATPTGMTAKTIDPLATTPEQMASNEISASTLDYSGCETAEPGIVEAAQPQVTHAYVNGISEKQESFQSMDQPEENAAPLSDGLTLPHSESETDVVPSGTIESQSTKIVLNVIQTAVNKLTETEEAAALESEQHTKSRGKSPSFTTLPELLESTQVDYQLPVKEAAAEKTKDMLLTSEVLEDRPSQNSDFVTTPEDISRESVRVQSSTLELSTSEDSTKDLLDIHQAKLKEKEIGKVVEISDQYIDRQTCGEREEDGHPQVEDGKTQTWQDDGCQEDTDCDGPQSQNSLAPEALNMC; translated from the exons atgctgGGGACCATAACTATCACGG ttgaACAAACAGAACCTTCCAGTGTAACTCTGAAGGAAGACGACACCCAAACTATGGAGACAAGTCCATCTGACTCAAGCACTAAGGATGGTGTAGCTGCTGAGAAGGAGGATGCTCATACAGATAAGCGGTTGCCGTCTGTGGAAGAAgatgcagaagatgctgaacaTGTATCTGAGCCACAGTCTTATGACCTGGGCTTTAAAAAGGTTTTTAAATTTGTTGGATTCAGATTCACAGTAAAGAAGGAGAAGACAGGAAAGTCAGAACCAGTTCAGCTGCTTACTGTGAAAAAAGAAACGCAAGTCACTGAAGGAGCTGATGATCAAAAAGAAGTCAGCTCAGAAGAAACAGTGATGCCTGAAGATGTACCCTCTGCAGAAGACGACACCAAAgatgcactgaaaaatgaaaaaacagaagatgaatcTCCTAAAACACCGGAAGCAAATGAGACGTGTTCTCAGTCATCTGCTTCAGCCACTGATACTGCCTCACCattaagaaaatttttttctcagGGATGGACTGGATTTCgaaaaaagaagagttttagGAAGCCCAAGGAAGATGAACAACAGTCTCCTacaaaagaagagcaagaaaaagagGGAGCAACGTCAACGACTGAAACCagtgaaaaggagaaatcaGAGTCTGAGAAGCATGTTGGAGAGAAGAATGTGACAACAGTAACCactgaaacacaggagaaagagcaaactgaaaatgaaaagcaggagTCAAAGACTGCAACAACCATAGGATTTGATGCGAGTGAGAAGGAGGAGGTAACCGATCATGATGAGCAAGATATAGCAGCAGCAGTTGCTACAGTAGGTGCCAaggagggaaaagcagaagatcAAGAAAGTAAATTGGTGGAAGTCTCAGAAGATCTTggtaaaaaggaagaaaaaaatgaagaaggagagaaagacagtgaggtgacagagaAACCACTAACAACAAAGTCAGTGATGCCTGTAATCACTGCAGATGTGAATGGAGAATTGAAAGTCCTACCTGTAGGAAAAGATCTGGAGTCAACggagaaatgtgaaataaatgacAGAACTGAAATATCCTCTGAAGAGAAACTTGGAACAGCATCTTTATTAGCAATGGAAAGTTGTagtgaagattttaaaaaaccTGAAGGAATAGACGGAAGTAAACCTTTTCtactagagaaagaaaagtttgatGAAAAAACAGAGACAGCAGAATTGGAAATTTCACCCACAACAGAAGTTGTCACTGAAAAGTTAGAGACACAAGGAGAAGCTCAGGATGGAACCACGGAGAAGAAGGCGAGCAAAGAAGATGAGGCAAAACTGGCTCTGGATGCTGCTGAACCGAAGTCCTTTTCTACTTCTGAACAGTCATTTGATACAGAGGATGATCAACAGTCAGTCAAACCCACTGATGAAGCACTGCAAGGCAAAATTGGCGCTGATGGTATCAAACCAGGCgaaataatcacagaaataaCTCCTGAGGAAGCAAGTGGAAAGAGGCCTCCAGAAGGTATCACAAATGAAGCTGAACTGCTCTCTTCTCAAGAGAAAGCTAAATTACAAGGCAGTCCTTTAAAGAAACTATTTACAGGTACTGGATTAAAAAAACTGTCTGGAAAGAAGCATAAAGGCAAAAGAGAAGAATCTAAGTTAGGAGAGCAAGGAGAATTAACTCAACACTTGTCAGATTCCCCAGATAGCCCGGAAGAACAAAAGGCAGAGAGTTCTGCTTCTTCTCCTGAGGAGCTGAATGAAATTCCTTCTTTGGAAAAATCTGTAGATGGAACACAAgtctcagaaaatgaagatgctgCGATTTCAGatgtggagagaaaaagagaaagtgttACACCTTGGGCATCATTTAAAAAGATGGTGACTCCCAAAAAACGTGTAAGAAGACCTTCTGAAAGTGACAAAGAAGAAGAAGTTGATAAGACAAAGAGCATTGCAACATCAGtaactgaaaatgcagctgaagaaaGTCAGGtagagctgaaagaaaatggaatggaCCAGAAACCAGAGAAAGTCACAGAAGAGCCAAAAAGAAAGGTTGACACCTCTGTGTCTTGGGAAGCTTTTATATGCGTAGGTTCTTCAAAGAAAAGGGCCAGGAAATCATCATCATCTGATGAAGAATCTGAACATAAGCTTGGTCAGGAAAGCCAAAAAATAGAAGAATCTGGACAGAGCAAAGAAACTGCAACGGATGCGATTCTTACTAGCTCTCAGGAGAGTGATCAAGGACAAGGGAATTCCTCTCCAGAACAAGCTGGAAGTCCATCTGAAGGTGAAGGGATTTCAACATGGGAATCATTTAAAAGGTTAGTCACTCCAAGAAGAAAATCTAAAACGAGAATGGAAGAGAGAACCGAAGACTCCGTCACAGGATCTAGCCTGGAGCATTCAACATCAGATGGTGAGCCTGGAAAAGATGAATCATGGGTTCCATTTAGAAAACTTATGCCTGGCCGTAGAAAGAAGAAGTCGGATGGGAAGTCAGAACCAACTCATCTTAAGCAAGCAAGAGAAGACATGGCAGAAACAGCTGAAGAAGATTCGGATGTTCCAGCTGTTGTTCCTTTGTCTGAATATGAGGCAGCAGAGCAAGAGAAAATTGAAGCTCAGCAAGTAAAAGATGCTGAAGCATTGAAAGAACGAagctcagaggaagaaagagttGAAAAATCAGAAGACTTGCTAAGTGTTAAGCAAGCCAGTGAAGGGCTAGTACATGCAGTTACTGTTAGTGTTGTGGAAGGGGAAAGAGCAGTTACCAGCATTGAAGAAAGGTCACCATCATGGATATCTGCTGCTCTGACAGAGTGCATTgagcaggaagaagaggaggagaaagaaactgagaaagtgCTTGAATCAGAAGTTGTTGTAGAAGAAGCGATGGTGGTTGATAAGACAATGCCAGAGATGAGAAAGGATGTAAGTGATGATGCCACAGCAAGTGAGCTAGAATTAACCTCAGAGGCAGTGACTGCTCTAGAGGAGACAGCAGAAGCTTCCTGTGCTGAAGAAACAATGGAAGTGTCCTTTGCTGAAGAGACAACTGAAATGgtttctgctgtttcacagtTGATAGAAACTCCAGATACCACAGAGGAAGTTACGCCTGTACAAGAAGTAGAAGCCACTGAACAAAATTTGAAAGAATTAGacaaacagacacaaaaagTTCTTCACGAAGTTGCTGAAAGAGTTAAGTCTTCAGATGTAGCACAGCTGGATTCTGAAAGAACTGTAACAGCAACTGTAATTTCAGCTGTACAAGAAATTGagtcagaaatgaaagatgatgCTAAAGATGAGAAAATTGTAGGGCAGGGAACAGTTTTGCTTGAACAGCCCTTGAAAAAAGGAGAACAACTGGAGGATGATGTTCAGCCTCTGGAAGGTGCAGGGAGTGTTCAGGGTGAAAATGGCATTGAAGAGAGGGTACACGAACGTTCAGAGAGAAGTGAAATATctgctgcagtgaaagaaagcacagaaggaTATGAGAATGTGGATGTATTGGGAGATGAAGGCCAGCAGCAGACCTGTGAAGAAGCAGTTGTAGAAGACCATGAAGAAATAGCTGAAGTGCAGAGGACAATAGAGGAACCCTCATCACAAGACAGTGAAGCAGTAACTCCCAAGGAGGAGCAATTAGTAAAACAGAAGCCTTCAGAACAAGAGAAACTGCCCCAAACAGACTTGACAGTAGATGGGAGGAGAGAGGACCATATTCCAGAAGTGCAGGCTGAA GTACAGAAGATCGAAGATGAAACCTCTGAGTTAGGATTTACAGGTGAAGAGCCTGCAGAACTTAAGGGAGAGGGTGAAACACTCCCCGTGGGACCAGTGTGCACAAAAGCAGATGTCATAGAGGTTCTTGTCAGTCCTGAGAGTCAAGATGAAATTCCTGAGTTAGACTCTCAAGAGCAAACTTGTACCAAAGCAGTTCCTAGAGAGACACCTGCACAGGGAGAAGAAGATGGTGCTGTGCTCCATAGAGTAAAGAGCACAGAAGTCATTGCTGCTGAGGTCCCGATGCACAGTGAGGTAGAAGCCTCAGCACTTACTTCAGAGACAACTGtctcagaagcagctgaagctgcTGAGCAGAGTGTGAAGGATGAGGATGACAGGCAGATTGCAGCAAAAGATCCTGTCCCTGTCCTAGAGCCAGAATGCATagaaaaagcaactgaaatccTCTCCCAGAATGATGAAATCAAAGGTGGTAAAACAGAAGAGTCCATGCTCAAAACTGAAACGCATTCGCTGTCTGACAGTGCTCTCACTGAGCACCCTCCCAAGACTGAAGAAGACGAATCTACTGTAACATCAGCATGCTTAGATGTCACTGAAAATGGAAGCACCGTCTACACTGACGTAAGTCCTAAGACAAgtgaaacacagagcagcttaGCTGAAGAGAGgactgcagaaacaaaacaagaacttgCAGAAATCTCAAGCAGTCAAGactttaagaaagaagaaaacgtAAATGGGCAGATGGAAACAGATGAAGAATTTGAATCTGGAAAACAGGAAGCTGTGAAAGATGATGAATGTTGTTCAACAGCTGTCCAGCAAGAAGTTTTCTCTGTGCAGGAGGAAGGCCATGACTCTGCCTCCCCACCAGCTGAAAGCTCAGAGGCTCTGGAAGTGCCTgtagcagctgcagcagctgaagaacATGTTGTAGCAGAAGCTGCTACGCCCACAGGCATGACAGCCAAAACTATAGATCCCTTGGCAACTACACCAGAACAAATGGCTTCTAATGAAATCTCAGCTTCTACTCTTGACTATTCAGGCTGTGAGACTGCAGAGCCTGGTATTGTGGAAGCAGCCCAGCCTCAGGTAACTCATGCTTATGTTAATGGAATATCAGAGAAGCAAGAGAGTTTCCAGAGTATGGATCAGCCTGAAGAAAACGCTGCTCCTTTAAGTGACGGTCTCACTCTCCCCCACTCAGAATCTGAGACGGATGTTGTTCCATCTGGGACTATAGAGTCCCAGAGTACAAAAATTGTATTGAATGTCATCCAGACTGCTGTTAACAAACTTACAGAAACGGAAGAGGCAGCTGCCTTAGAGTCAGAACAGCACACTAAGTCCAGAGGGAAAAGCCCATCATTCACGACTTTACCTGAACTTTTGGAAAGTACGCAGGTAGATTACCAACTCCCAGTAAAAGAAGCGGctgcagaaaaaacaaaagacatgCTGTTAACTTCTGAGGTGCTGGAAGACAGACCAAGTCAGAATTCTGACTTTGTAACTACTCCTGAAGACATTTCAAGGGAAAGTGTGAGAGTTCAAAGCTCAACATTAGAACTAAGTACTTCAGAAGATTCAACCAAAGACCTCCTAGACATACACCAAGCAAAAttgaaggaaaaggagattgGGAAGGTTGTGGAGATCTCAGACCAATATATAGATAGGCAAACATgtggagaaagggaggaagatgGTCACCCACAAGTGGAAGATGGGAAAACGCAAACGTGGCAGGATGATGGTTGCCAAGAAGACACAGATTGTGATGGTCCCCAAAGTCAGAACTCGTTGGCTCCTGAGGCTCTGAAT atgtGCTAA